The following proteins come from a genomic window of Dreissena polymorpha isolate Duluth1 chromosome 1, UMN_Dpol_1.0, whole genome shotgun sequence:
- the LOC127865838 gene encoding zinc finger protein OZF-like, with protein sequence MFPSKSLLVIHLRVHTREKPYECNICKKGFLQKGGLKRHMNTETSLFAPFARSHSTTKATLSTMFAYIQERDQKFVCPFCQKGFNQKTHIAAHVRTHTGERPFICKICRKGFTQKKKFGCYVCQRLFTRKADVERHVRIHTGEKPYECDVCHRRFIQRSSLKRHSLVHMDNFLNSSFISAQRCVFLITNLDLLIYSDIGKKQHHSNMRAESHVCEHCKKTFKTRSHLARHVVIHQGEKPFECSICHVRFIHASTLKKHSLIHMDTVCKRQQKRNTTPKDKLVCNHCSKTFDSSSGLVRHILTHTGEKPFECSVCHKQFNRKGNLKAHMFVHTEERPFECNLCQKRFFWNSSLNQHMFVHTGERERRYECSVCHKRFHQSSNLKGHLMVHTGEMPFECNICHKQFAQKGNFERHMLLVHKENRSLSKKVSQKEPEKFGCNICQRLFTRKADVERHLHIHTGEKPYECDVCHMRFIQKSSLKRHSLVHMDNFP encoded by the exons ATGTTTCCCAGCAAGAGTCTGCTGGTGATACATCTTCGTGTTCACACTAGGGAAAAGCCTTATGAATGTAACATATGCAAGAAAGGCTTCTTACAGAAGGGGGGCTTGAAGAGGCATATGAATAC AGAA ACAAGTTTGTTTGCCCCTTTTGCCAGAAGTCATTCCACAACAAAAGCCACATTGTCGACCATGTTCGcgtacatacaggagagagacc AAAAGTTTGTTTGCCCCTTTTGCCAGAAGGGGTTTAACCAGAAAACCCACATTGCTGCCCATGTTCGAACCCACACAGGGGAAAGACCGTTCATATGCAAGATCTGTCGAAAAGGATTTACACAGAAAA AGAAGTTTGGTTGCTACGTTTGCCAGCGGTTGTTCACCAGGAAAGCAGACGTCGAGCGTCACGTTCGCATCCACACGGGCGAGAAGCCTTACGAATGTGACGTGTGTCACAGACGGTTTATACAGAGAAGTTCCCTCAAGAGGCACAGCTTGGTGCACATGGATAACTTCCTTAATAGTTCATTT ATTAGTGCTCAAAGATGTGTGTTTTTGATCACAAATTTGGATTTATTAATTTACAGCGACATTGGGAAAAAACAGCATCACAGCAACATGCGAGCAG agaGTCATGTTTGTGAGCATTGCAAGAAGACGTTTAAGACCAGATCTCATCTGGCTCGCCATGTTGTCATACATCAGGGGGAGAAACCATTTGAATGCAGTATTTGTCATGTCAGATTTATACATGCAAGTACCCTGAAGAAACACAGCCTAATTCATATGGACACCGTGTGTAAGCGGCAGCAGAAAAGGAATACCACTCCTAAAG ATAAGCTTGTCTGCAATCATTGTTCAAAGACATTCGACTCAAGTTCTGGTCTTGTTCGTCATATTCTAACACACACGGGGGAAAAGCCGTTTGAATGCagtgtttgtcataaacaattTAATCGGAAAGGTAATCTAAAGGCACACATGTTTGTCCACACAGAAGAAAGGCCATTCGAATGCAATCTTTGTCAAAAACGATTTTTTTGGAATAGCAGTCTTAATCAGCACATGTTTGTCCACACAGGGGAAAGGGAAAGGCGGTATGAATGCAGTGTTTGTCATAAACGATTCCATCAAAGCAGTAATCTAAAGGGGCACCTGATGGTCCACACAGGAGAAATGCCTTTTGAATGCAATATTTGTCATAAACAATTTGCTCAGAAAGGTAATTTTGAGCGTCACATGTTGTTGGTCCACAAAGAAAACCGTAGTTTGTCCAAGAAAGTCAGCCAAAAAGAGCCAGAGAAGTTTGGTTGCAACATTTGCCAGCGGTTGTTCACAAGGAAAGCAGATGTCGAGCGTCACCTTCACATCCACACGGGCGAGAAGCCTTACGAATGTGACGTGTGTCACATGCGGTTTATACAGAAGAGTTCCCTCAAGAGGCACAGCTTGGTGCACATGGATAACTTTCCTTAG
- the LOC127865847 gene encoding gastrula zinc finger protein XlCGF57.1-like has product MHMRVHTGEKPFECTFCRRRFAQKSNMKKHMIVMHVKHCANSCPICFKMFQRKAHLVIHTRMHTGEKPFKCTVCGRRFAQKSNMKKHMIVHVNMRS; this is encoded by the exons ATGCACATGAGAGTTCACACTGGGGAAAAACCGTTCGAGTGCACCTTTTGTAGGCGGAGGTTTGCTCAGAAGAGCAATATGAAGAAACACATGATTGTGATGCATGTGAAACATT GCGCTAACTCGTGTCCCATCTGTTTTAAGATGTTTCAGCGAAAAGCTCACTTAGTGATCCACACGAGAATGCACACTGGGGAAAAACCGTTCAAGTGCACCGTTTGTGGGCGGAGGTTTGCTCAGAAGAGCAATATGAAGAAACACATGATTGTACATGTGAACATGAGGAGTTGA